Proteins encoded in a region of the Paenibacillus wynnii genome:
- a CDS encoding sensor histidine kinase — MSIQTKLSGIIFGSVVLILALNQTLNLYATRDNLRQSSESNMEMVAMQIAVSVEQSRYSSNYVEYQIARNLRMAAVLISQKLDRDINNIGNAELKDLAAKLEISNISLLVKTEDDVVVAKSSDPKELGLSTKEWGYWYTAFLDLFEGRTVSVAQGQKMGNFWSGPFEYSSSNPEFIEKWGYYYDGRSNYIIDPYIRSTSVSDYVKIMSPNEIVEQTKGVNPGILEVTGFNPNTFGSVTMKPDGSDDVNIKLRNRPIKYGTYIYGNVERDRLAIADALNRGKPVTIDTVILGKRVLKSFIPVTQPDMGSYVISVVMDYSVISSVIKEQLLNNLSISLLLLVAFLLGSHVLAGFIIRPIQEILNKVNNVARGEFEPPLVVRSRDELGLLALRINAMTHNLMQHTNRLRQTLEENRAVKEHLESVINGTSDAIHTMDMDGRIISINRAFEELYGWSGAEVVGKAPYLIPAPALQQEEDRLNELKKGRAVPPLETARLKRGGSVVEVSVSTSVIRDEEGNPLSFIHVSRDMTERNRMEELLRRSEKLTTVGQLAAGVAHEIRNPLTTLRGFLQLQQEKKLLIPLHINLMLSELERINLIVSEFLILAKPQAVRFQQKDLRYILSDVISLLDSQAHLCGVQFESKLSEQPASVHCEENQLKQVFINIVKNAIEAMPVGGTILIEQYNDPDSVVIVITDEGEGISKEMLPKLGEPFFTNKETGTGLGLMISQRIIQAHKGSLEIKSEVGRGTEITIKIPSSGQAAPQESI, encoded by the coding sequence TTGTCCATTCAAACAAAACTTTCAGGTATTATTTTTGGTTCAGTCGTGCTTATTCTTGCGCTGAATCAGACACTTAACCTATATGCTACCCGTGATAATTTGCGCCAATCGAGTGAAAGCAATATGGAAATGGTTGCTATGCAGATTGCTGTTTCTGTAGAACAGAGCAGATATAGCTCCAACTATGTCGAATATCAAATTGCCCGAAACTTACGAATGGCCGCGGTTCTTATCTCTCAAAAGTTAGATCGGGATATTAACAATATCGGAAATGCCGAGCTTAAGGATCTGGCTGCTAAGCTGGAGATCTCTAATATATCGTTATTGGTTAAGACGGAAGATGATGTTGTAGTAGCTAAATCATCCGATCCTAAAGAACTGGGCTTATCTACAAAAGAGTGGGGATATTGGTATACCGCTTTTTTAGATCTGTTCGAAGGACGTACAGTCTCCGTAGCTCAAGGGCAGAAGATGGGCAACTTTTGGTCAGGGCCTTTCGAATACTCTTCCTCTAATCCTGAATTTATCGAGAAATGGGGATACTATTATGATGGGCGCAGTAATTACATCATTGATCCCTATATCCGCAGTACCTCAGTCAGTGACTATGTGAAAATAATGAGCCCCAATGAGATTGTAGAGCAGACCAAAGGCGTTAATCCCGGAATTCTCGAAGTCACAGGCTTTAATCCAAACACATTTGGTTCAGTAACAATGAAGCCTGACGGAAGTGACGATGTTAATATAAAGCTTCGGAACCGTCCGATTAAATACGGGACCTATATCTATGGTAATGTGGAACGAGACAGATTAGCAATAGCAGATGCTCTGAATCGAGGAAAACCAGTTACTATAGATACAGTTATTCTTGGCAAAAGAGTACTTAAAAGCTTCATACCCGTTACCCAGCCTGATATGGGATCTTATGTGATTAGTGTTGTGATGGATTACTCTGTTATTTCCTCAGTGATCAAAGAACAGCTTCTAAATAATCTTTCTATTTCCTTATTGCTGTTAGTAGCTTTTTTACTAGGGAGTCATGTATTGGCCGGATTTATAATTCGTCCTATTCAGGAGATTCTAAATAAAGTTAATAATGTAGCCCGGGGGGAGTTTGAACCGCCCTTGGTGGTACGCAGTCGGGATGAGCTGGGATTGTTAGCCCTCCGAATCAACGCGATGACTCATAATCTTATGCAGCATACCAACCGTTTGAGGCAGACTCTCGAAGAGAACCGGGCAGTGAAGGAGCATCTTGAATCAGTGATTAACGGTACATCCGATGCCATTCACACCATGGATATGGATGGACGGATTATCAGCATTAATCGTGCCTTCGAAGAGCTTTACGGGTGGAGTGGTGCCGAAGTGGTAGGGAAGGCGCCCTATCTGATACCCGCTCCGGCCCTGCAGCAGGAAGAGGACCGGCTGAATGAGTTGAAGAAGGGCAGGGCTGTTCCGCCGCTTGAGACAGCTAGACTTAAGCGAGGTGGGTCGGTTGTTGAAGTCAGCGTCAGTACCTCCGTGATTCGTGATGAGGAAGGGAATCCGCTGTCTTTCATTCACGTCTCCCGCGATATGACGGAGCGAAACCGAATGGAAGAGTTGCTAAGACGTTCCGAGAAGCTAACTACTGTAGGCCAGCTGGCAGCCGGTGTAGCCCATGAAATTCGCAACCCGCTGACAACCCTTCGGGGATTCTTGCAGCTTCAGCAAGAGAAGAAGCTACTTATACCACTGCATATCAACTTGATGTTATCCGAGCTTGAACGAATTAACTTAATAGTCAGTGAATTTTTAATACTGGCTAAGCCTCAGGCGGTACGTTTTCAACAAAAGGATCTGCGGTATATTTTAAGTGATGTTATTTCTTTGTTAGATAGTCAGGCGCATCTATGCGGGGTTCAGTTTGAGAGTAAATTGTCGGAACAGCCAGCCTCGGTTCACTGCGAGGAGAATCAACTGAAGCAAGTATTTATTAATATCGTCAAGAATGCAATAGAAGCGATGCCGGTTGGGGGAACCATTTTAATTGAGCAATATAATGATCCTGATTCTGTAGTTATTGTTATTACGGATGAAGGAGAGGGCATATCCAAGGAAATGCTGCCTAAGCTTGGAGAGCCGTTTTTTACGAATAAAGAGACCGGCACTGGGCTGGGACTCATGATTAGCCAGCGTATCATTCAGGCCCATAAAGGGAGTCTGGAGATTAAAAGTGAAGTGGGCCGCGGGACTGAGATTACAATTAAAATACCATCCAGCGGGCAAGCTGCTCCACAGGAGAGTATTTAA
- the tadA gene encoding tRNA adenosine(34) deaminase TadA, producing MSNVVDKSVSDDALHEFWMREAIVEARKAEALGEVPIGAIVVCQGKIIGRGYNLRETTMDSTAHAEMVAIREASKTLNSWRLLGCRLYVTLEPCPMCAGAIVQSRIPLTVYGTPDPKAGCAGTLMNLLEEPRFNHRTEVIQGILQEECAELLTTFFRRLRQRGREI from the coding sequence TTGAGTAATGTTGTAGATAAATCGGTTAGTGACGATGCCTTGCATGAGTTTTGGATGAGGGAAGCTATTGTAGAAGCACGCAAAGCTGAAGCGCTGGGTGAAGTTCCTATAGGAGCAATCGTAGTCTGCCAAGGGAAAATTATCGGTCGTGGATATAATTTACGTGAAACTACAATGGATTCCACTGCCCACGCAGAGATGGTTGCTATACGGGAGGCAAGCAAAACGCTCAACTCATGGCGTTTACTCGGTTGTCGGCTCTATGTAACCCTTGAACCCTGCCCGATGTGCGCTGGGGCCATTGTACAATCAAGAATACCGTTGACGGTTTACGGTACACCCGATCCAAAAGCAGGCTGTGCCGGGACGTTGATGAATCTTCTGGAAGAACCGCGTTTTAACCACCGTACCGAAGTTATACAGGGAATCCTGCAAGAGGAATGCGCTGAGCTCCTAACTACATTCTTCAGACGCCTACGGCAGAGAGGTAGGGAAATCTAA
- a CDS encoding GNAT family N-acetyltransferase translates to MHLTLFNTPVGIYISQLYIEDAEQLLAMRLRNRMAHQRYEPIHDEDFYTLEGQRQLLDRRTLEAQQDKAYMFGIYLLDGSLIGQITISNIVRGVGQFADIGYFMDQDVQSKGYMTAAVGLILQFAFRSLALHRVQAAILVENAASRRVLEKNHFQPEGTARGFIKINGEWQDHQTYAILVNEVL, encoded by the coding sequence ATGCATTTAACTCTATTTAATACGCCCGTAGGCATATACATTTCCCAGCTGTACATAGAGGACGCGGAGCAGCTGCTGGCGATGCGCCTCCGTAACCGCATGGCTCACCAACGGTATGAACCCATACACGATGAGGATTTTTATACACTGGAAGGACAGCGGCAGCTTCTTGACCGCCGCACACTGGAGGCTCAGCAAGACAAAGCTTATATGTTTGGAATTTATCTTCTTGATGGCAGTCTAATCGGTCAAATTACTATTTCCAATATTGTTAGGGGTGTAGGGCAGTTTGCTGATATAGGCTACTTTATGGATCAGGATGTGCAGTCTAAAGGGTATATGACAGCTGCTGTAGGATTAATACTCCAATTTGCCTTCCGCTCTCTAGCGCTGCATCGTGTTCAGGCTGCTATTCTTGTTGAGAATGCTGCATCACGCCGGGTGCTGGAGAAAAATCATTTTCAACCCGAAGGGACGGCCCGTGGCTTTATCAAGATCAATGGGGAATGGCAGGATCACCAAACCTATGCCATTTTGGTTAACGAGGTTCTATAG
- a CDS encoding small acid-soluble spore protein P, whose protein sequence is MSKPKTIPVPEAQPSGGNQKRDRKPGPEPLSGSKKVKQDNHVSHLNPEG, encoded by the coding sequence ATGAGCAAACCAAAAACCATACCTGTTCCAGAGGCTCAACCCTCAGGAGGTAATCAGAAGAGAGACCGTAAACCTGGGCCGGAGCCGCTTTCTGGGTCGAAAAAGGTGAAACAGGACAACCATGTAAGCCATCTTAATCCTGAAGGTTAA
- the serS gene encoding serine--tRNA ligase → MLDVKVLRSDYARVEQALANRGKSLDLIAEFPQLDLRRRELLQETEGLKNRRNTVSGEVAKRKKNGEPAEELITEMRSVSDRIKELDDEVRDLEAKISELTLNIPNIPHVSVPVGKSEEENVEVRRWSNPREFGFTPKSHWELAQNLDIIDFEAAAKVTGSRFAFYKGLGARLERALINFMMDLHSGEHNYEEMLPPYIVNKDSLYGTGQLPKFEEDLFKLRDTEYYLIPTAEVPVTNYYREEILTAADLPKYHVAYSSCFRSEAGSAGRDTRGLIRQHQFNKVELVKLTTPESSYEELEKMTADAERVLQLLELPYRVLGLCTGDMGFTSSKTYDLEVWLPESGMYREISSCSNTEDFQARRANIRFRSEPKAKPEFVHTLNGSALAVGRTVAAILENYQQEDGSVLIPEVLQPYMRNVKSIQLKSL, encoded by the coding sequence GTGTTAGATGTTAAAGTATTGCGTAGTGATTATGCCCGGGTGGAGCAAGCATTGGCAAACCGAGGTAAATCGCTTGATTTAATCGCGGAATTCCCACAATTGGATCTTCGCCGCCGTGAGCTTTTGCAGGAAACGGAAGGCTTGAAGAATCGTCGAAATACCGTCTCTGGAGAAGTGGCAAAGCGTAAGAAGAATGGTGAACCTGCAGAAGAACTAATCACTGAGATGCGAAGTGTATCCGATCGGATTAAAGAGCTCGATGATGAGGTGCGTGATCTGGAGGCTAAGATTTCCGAATTGACGCTTAATATTCCGAATATTCCTCATGTTTCTGTACCTGTAGGCAAATCAGAAGAAGAGAATGTGGAAGTGCGCCGCTGGTCGAATCCGCGTGAATTTGGGTTCACACCTAAGTCCCATTGGGAGCTTGCTCAAAATTTGGACATTATAGATTTTGAAGCCGCTGCCAAAGTAACGGGTTCCCGGTTTGCTTTTTATAAAGGGTTGGGAGCCAGACTTGAGCGGGCTCTTATTAATTTTATGATGGACCTACACAGTGGTGAACATAACTATGAAGAGATGCTGCCTCCTTACATCGTTAACAAGGACAGCCTGTATGGCACAGGACAGCTGCCTAAGTTTGAAGAGGATCTTTTCAAATTGCGTGATACCGAATATTATCTGATTCCTACGGCAGAAGTACCGGTAACGAATTATTACCGGGAAGAAATTCTGACTGCTGCTGATCTACCGAAGTATCATGTGGCATACAGCTCCTGTTTTCGTTCTGAAGCCGGCTCAGCGGGCCGTGATACTCGCGGACTGATTCGTCAGCATCAATTCAACAAGGTAGAGCTGGTTAAGCTCACAACACCGGAATCCTCTTATGAGGAGTTGGAGAAAATGACGGCAGATGCAGAGCGTGTGCTGCAATTGTTGGAGTTGCCTTACCGTGTGCTGGGTCTATGTACTGGTGACATGGGCTTTACCTCTTCAAAGACTTATGATTTAGAGGTTTGGCTGCCAGAGAGCGGCATGTACCGGGAAATCTCCTCTTGCTCTAATACAGAGGATTTCCAAGCACGCCGGGCCAATATTCGTTTTCGTTCGGAGCCTAAGGCTAAGCCGGAGTTCGTTCATACATTGAACGGATCAGCACTTGCAGTTGGTCGTACGGTGGCCGCTATCCTTGAAAATTATCAGCAGGAAGATGGAAGTGTCTTAATTCCGGAAGTCTTGCAACCGTATATGCGCAATGTGAAAAGCATTCAACTTAAATCTTTATAA
- the pdxT gene encoding pyridoxal 5'-phosphate synthase glutaminase subunit PdxT, translated as MRIGVLALQGAVTEHIVSIEKTGAEGLAIKRVEQLEEVEGLIIPGGESTTIGKLMRKYGFIEAIRDFSNQGKPIFGTCAGMIVLAKQIAGGETGHLELMDITVARNAFGRQRESFECDLDVKGIEEPIRAVFIRAPLINEVGSEVEVLSVYKDEIVTARQGNLLVSSFHPELTDDFRLHQYFTDMVEASGTTA; from the coding sequence ATGAGAATAGGAGTGCTGGCGCTGCAAGGCGCTGTAACAGAGCATATTGTCAGTATAGAGAAGACCGGAGCTGAAGGCCTCGCTATCAAGCGCGTGGAGCAGCTAGAAGAGGTTGAAGGACTGATTATCCCAGGTGGAGAAAGCACAACGATCGGTAAGCTTATGCGCAAGTATGGCTTTATCGAGGCAATCCGTGATTTCTCCAATCAGGGTAAGCCGATATTCGGAACCTGTGCCGGTATGATCGTGTTAGCCAAGCAAATTGCTGGCGGCGAAACTGGACATTTGGAACTGATGGATATCACCGTAGCCAGAAATGCCTTTGGCCGCCAACGGGAAAGCTTTGAATGCGATCTGGATGTAAAAGGGATTGAGGAGCCGATTCGGGCAGTCTTCATCCGTGCCCCACTGATTAATGAAGTGGGTTCGGAGGTCGAGGTGCTTTCCGTTTACAAAGACGAGATAGTAACCGCACGGCAAGGCAATCTACTGGTTTCATCATTTCACCCGGAACTGACAGATGATTTCCGGCTGCATCAATATTTTACCGATATGGTAGAAGCCAGCGGTACTACCGCTTAA
- the pdxS gene encoding pyridoxal 5'-phosphate synthase lyase subunit PdxS: protein METGTSRVKRGMAEMQKGGVIMDVMNAEQAKIAEAAGAVAVMALERVPSDIRAAGGVARMADPTIVEEVIKVVSIPVMAKARIGHYVEARVLESLGVDYLDESEVLTPADEVFHINKREFTVPFVCGAKDLGEALRRIGEGASMIRTKGEPGTGNIVEAVRHMRVINGQIRRVTNMSLDELYNEAKNLGVAYDLLLEVHQLGKLPVVNFAAGGVATPADAALMMHLGADGVFVGSGIFKSDNPEKFARAIVEATTHYTDYKLIAEVSKNLGTPMKGIDIATLTPAERMSERGR from the coding sequence ATGGAAACAGGAACATCGCGAGTTAAAAGAGGTATGGCAGAAATGCAAAAGGGCGGCGTCATTATGGACGTCATGAATGCTGAGCAAGCAAAAATTGCAGAGGCTGCGGGTGCAGTAGCCGTTATGGCTCTAGAACGCGTACCTTCCGATATTCGGGCAGCTGGCGGAGTAGCACGGATGGCCGATCCTACTATTGTAGAAGAGGTTATCAAAGTGGTTAGCATTCCTGTTATGGCCAAGGCGCGTATTGGGCATTACGTAGAAGCGAGAGTTCTGGAGTCACTGGGTGTTGATTATCTGGATGAGAGCGAAGTCCTTACACCGGCTGATGAAGTGTTTCATATCAATAAACGAGAGTTCACCGTTCCTTTTGTGTGTGGAGCTAAGGATCTTGGAGAGGCCCTGCGTCGTATTGGCGAAGGAGCATCAATGATCCGTACAAAAGGTGAGCCAGGAACCGGAAATATTGTGGAGGCAGTCCGTCATATGCGTGTCATTAACGGCCAAATCCGCCGAGTAACCAATATGTCTTTGGACGAACTTTATAATGAAGCAAAAAATTTGGGTGTTGCTTATGATCTTCTGCTTGAAGTGCACCAACTCGGCAAACTGCCGGTAGTTAACTTCGCTGCAGGCGGCGTAGCTACTCCAGCTGATGCTGCATTAATGATGCATTTGGGAGCTGACGGCGTATTCGTTGGTTCTGGTATTTTTAAATCGGACAATCCTGAGAAATTTGCCCGTGCGATTGTAGAAGCTACAACTCACTACACGGATTACAAATTAATTGCGGAAGTATCCAAGAATCTAGGTACACCAATGAAGGGTATTGATATTGCGACTTTGACACCGGCTGAACGCATGTCGGAGCGTGGCCGTTAA
- a CDS encoding D-alanyl-D-alanine carboxypeptidase family protein: MKYKQQSTSKQFVIKTATVGLLINMLMFSAIPAMAEGEKTPATTEAGTVAPATAKGTAVKIPSVESLGLELKSAVLIEPTTGQVLLSLNADEPLPPASMTKMMTEYIVADAVKTGKIAWDQKVIVQKNASEQIGSRIFLAEGDEHTVEELYIAMAVGSANDATVALAELVGGSEEAFVAMMNDTAQKMGMKTAYFVNSTGLSREDMPADFRPDIDKETVMSAMDAAILAKFIVTDHPDFTKFTTIQSYKFRPRDKAPMINYNWMLEANKNNVNFKAYAYPGLDGLKTGHTASAGNCFTGTAVRDGVRLISVVMGADSEAHRFTETKKVLDYGFTNFEIKQVIAPKSVVESNQTVPVLKGKKKEVSVVTDAGVTFIVPKGTTSPQITATAQINDPATLVAPIAKGSKVGKVTYSYKAEGMSQAQQKTVNLVTSDEAEKAGWFKLFFRAIGEFLGDLFNGIKNLF, translated from the coding sequence TTGAAGTACAAGCAGCAATCTACCAGTAAACAATTCGTGATTAAGACAGCTACAGTAGGTCTTCTTATAAATATGCTAATGTTTTCTGCTATTCCGGCTATGGCCGAAGGAGAAAAAACACCTGCTACTACAGAGGCAGGGACAGTAGCGCCAGCTACAGCTAAAGGAACTGCCGTAAAGATCCCTTCAGTGGAATCTCTTGGCTTAGAATTGAAATCAGCGGTACTGATTGAGCCTACAACAGGGCAAGTGCTATTATCCTTAAATGCAGATGAGCCTTTACCTCCCGCAAGTATGACGAAAATGATGACAGAATATATTGTAGCCGATGCCGTGAAGACCGGTAAGATTGCCTGGGATCAAAAGGTTATCGTTCAGAAGAATGCTTCTGAGCAAATCGGCTCACGTATTTTTCTTGCTGAAGGGGACGAACATACGGTTGAGGAACTGTACATAGCGATGGCTGTTGGATCTGCAAATGATGCCACAGTAGCTCTTGCAGAACTGGTTGGAGGATCCGAAGAGGCCTTTGTGGCCATGATGAATGATACCGCGCAGAAGATGGGAATGAAAACAGCCTATTTTGTCAATTCTACAGGACTAAGCCGCGAGGATATGCCTGCTGATTTTCGCCCGGATATAGATAAAGAAACGGTAATGTCTGCAATGGACGCTGCTATTCTTGCTAAATTTATTGTTACAGATCACCCTGATTTTACAAAATTCACAACCATTCAATCGTACAAATTCCGTCCACGGGATAAAGCTCCGATGATTAACTATAACTGGATGTTGGAAGCCAACAAGAATAACGTTAACTTTAAGGCCTATGCTTATCCGGGTCTGGATGGTCTAAAGACCGGGCATACCGCCAGCGCAGGCAATTGCTTTACAGGTACAGCAGTTCGTGATGGAGTGCGTCTCATTAGTGTCGTTATGGGAGCTGATTCAGAAGCCCATCGCTTTACAGAAACCAAAAAGGTGCTTGATTATGGGTTCACTAATTTTGAGATCAAGCAGGTTATTGCACCTAAGTCCGTTGTAGAAAGCAATCAAACGGTGCCGGTATTGAAAGGCAAGAAAAAAGAGGTTTCCGTAGTTACCGATGCAGGTGTTACTTTTATCGTACCTAAAGGAACTACATCTCCTCAAATCACTGCCACGGCCCAAATCAATGATCCAGCAACTCTGGTTGCTCCTATTGCTAAAGGCTCAAAAGTAGGCAAGGTTACTTATTCCTACAAGGCTGAAGGTATGTCACAAGCACAGCAAAAGACGGTGAATCTGGTCACTTCAGATGAAGCGGAAAAGGCTGGCTGGTTTAAGCTGTTCTTTAGAGCGATAGGAGAATTTTTAGGCGATCTGTTTAACGGAATCAAAAACTTGTTTTAA
- the guaB gene encoding IMP dehydrogenase, which translates to MWEDKFGKEGLTFDDVLLVPRKSEVLPKEVDLTTVLSKHVKLNIPLMSAGMDTVTEAAMAIAIAREGGIGIIHKNMSVEQQAEEVDRVKRSESGVITNPFSLTANHWVSDAEVLMGKYRISGVPIVDENNKLVGILTNRDLRFIHDYNIRISEVMTHENLVTAAVGTTLYEAEGILQRHKIEKLPLVDENFILKGLITIKDIEKAIQFPNGAKDSQGRLLVGAAIGISKDTFERAEALVQAGVDLITVDSAHGHHINIIEAVRQLRQLYPDLTIVAGNVATGDATRELIEAGASVVKVGIGPGSICTTRVIAGIGVPQVTAIYDCATVAREYGIPIIADGGIKYSGEITKAIAAGAHAVMMGSLFAGTEESPGESEIYQGRKFKVYRGMGSMSAMKQGSKDRYFQDDDKKLVPEGIEGRVAFKGPLSDTVHQLIGGLRSGMGYCGTKSLLELQNDTSFIRITGAGLRESHPHDVQITKEAPNYSL; encoded by the coding sequence GTGTGGGAAGATAAGTTTGGTAAAGAGGGACTAACTTTTGATGATGTACTGCTGGTGCCGCGTAAATCCGAGGTTTTACCGAAGGAAGTGGACCTGACAACTGTTCTGAGTAAGCATGTGAAGCTTAATATTCCACTTATGAGTGCAGGTATGGATACGGTGACAGAAGCAGCCATGGCGATTGCTATCGCGCGTGAGGGTGGCATTGGTATCATTCACAAGAATATGTCCGTGGAGCAGCAAGCGGAAGAGGTGGACCGCGTGAAGCGCTCCGAGAGTGGAGTCATTACCAATCCGTTCTCTCTTACCGCAAACCACTGGGTATCTGATGCTGAAGTACTGATGGGTAAGTATCGCATTTCAGGCGTGCCTATCGTTGACGAGAATAATAAATTGGTAGGTATTTTGACTAACAGAGACTTGCGATTCATCCATGACTATAACATACGTATCAGTGAAGTTATGACGCATGAGAACTTGGTTACTGCTGCTGTGGGTACAACTCTTTATGAAGCAGAGGGTATTCTGCAGCGTCATAAAATCGAGAAACTTCCACTCGTAGATGAGAACTTTATTCTTAAGGGACTTATTACGATCAAGGATATTGAGAAGGCTATTCAGTTCCCTAACGGAGCTAAGGATTCTCAAGGTCGATTGCTTGTAGGGGCAGCTATCGGTATTTCTAAGGATACATTCGAACGGGCTGAGGCATTAGTTCAGGCTGGTGTAGATCTTATCACCGTTGATTCTGCACATGGTCACCATATTAACATTATAGAGGCTGTACGGCAGCTGCGGCAGCTCTATCCAGACCTGACAATTGTTGCTGGTAACGTGGCTACTGGTGATGCGACTCGTGAGTTGATTGAAGCCGGTGCATCCGTAGTCAAAGTAGGTATAGGTCCGGGCTCGATCTGTACTACGCGTGTAATCGCCGGTATCGGTGTACCTCAAGTTACAGCTATTTATGATTGTGCAACGGTTGCTCGCGAATACGGTATTCCAATCATCGCTGATGGCGGAATTAAGTACTCAGGAGAGATCACCAAAGCTATTGCTGCAGGTGCTCACGCCGTGATGATGGGAAGTTTGTTTGCAGGTACAGAAGAAAGCCCGGGTGAATCTGAGATTTATCAAGGCCGGAAATTTAAAGTCTACCGTGGCATGGGCAGCATGAGTGCCATGAAGCAAGGAAGTAAAGATCGCTACTTCCAGGATGACGATAAGAAGCTTGTTCCTGAAGGTATCGAAGGTCGTGTTGCTTTTAAAGGACCACTTTCTGATACGGTTCATCAGTTAATTGGTGGTCTCCGCTCAGGTATGGGGTATTGCGGTACGAAATCACTTTTGGAATTGCAAAACGACACTTCGTTCATCCGTATTACCGGGGCAGGATTGCGTGAAAGTCACCCGCATGATGTACAAATTACAAAGGAAGCACCCAATTATTCTTTGTAA
- the lysS gene encoding lysine--tRNA ligase: MTEEVNNADHQEKELSELLQIRRAKLDELRGLGIDPFGKKYERTANAGDLIAKYDALNKEEIDELALEVSIAGRIMAKRVMGKASFAHLQDLSGRIQIYVRQDSIPEAQYAGFNILDLGDIIGVRGTLFKTKTGETSIKVHNLEVLSKSLLPLPEKYHGLKDVELRYRQRYVDLIINPEVQQTFIARSRIIQSMRRYLDSMGYLEVETPTLHAIAGGAAARPFITYHNTLEMQLYMRIAIELHLKRLIVGGLEKVYEIGRVYRNEGISTRHNPEFTMIELYEAYADYKDIMHLTESMIAHIAQEVLGTQKVNYQGQEIDLTPQWRRVSMVDAVKEVTGVDFSVQMTNEEAQALAKEHRVPVEKHMTFGHILNAFFEQFVEETLIQPTFVTGHPVEISPLAKKNDLDPRFTDRFELFIVAREHANAFSELNDPIDQRQRFEAQINEKEQGNDEAHEMDDDFIRALEYGMPPTGGLGIGVDRLVMLLTNSASIRDVLLFPHMRNRTEH, translated from the coding sequence ATGACTGAAGAAGTGAATAACGCGGATCATCAGGAGAAAGAGTTAAGTGAGCTGCTGCAAATCCGACGTGCGAAATTGGACGAGCTGCGGGGATTAGGGATTGATCCTTTCGGTAAGAAATATGAGCGTACTGCTAATGCCGGAGATCTCATTGCAAAGTATGATGCGCTAAACAAAGAGGAAATCGACGAACTGGCACTTGAAGTTAGTATAGCTGGTCGTATTATGGCAAAACGGGTCATGGGTAAAGCGAGCTTCGCCCATCTGCAGGACCTAAGCGGAAGAATTCAAATCTACGTTCGCCAGGACAGTATCCCAGAAGCCCAGTATGCTGGGTTTAATATTTTGGATTTAGGCGATATTATCGGCGTAAGAGGAACTCTTTTCAAAACAAAAACGGGTGAGACCTCTATTAAGGTACATAATCTTGAGGTGTTGTCCAAATCTCTGCTTCCACTTCCGGAGAAATACCATGGCCTGAAAGACGTAGAACTGCGATATCGTCAGCGTTATGTTGATCTTATTATTAACCCTGAGGTTCAACAGACCTTTATTGCCCGTTCACGTATTATTCAATCGATGCGCCGCTATTTGGATTCAATGGGATATCTAGAAGTAGAAACACCAACTCTTCATGCGATTGCCGGCGGTGCTGCTGCCCGTCCTTTCATCACTTACCACAATACCCTTGAGATGCAGCTGTACATGCGGATTGCGATTGAGCTTCACTTGAAGCGTCTGATTGTTGGCGGTCTGGAAAAAGTATATGAAATCGGACGCGTATACCGTAACGAAGGCATTTCAACCCGACATAATCCGGAATTTACGATGATTGAGCTCTATGAGGCTTATGCGGACTATAAGGATATTATGCATTTGACTGAGAGTATGATCGCTCATATCGCCCAGGAAGTACTTGGTACGCAAAAAGTGAATTATCAAGGCCAAGAGATTGACCTAACGCCACAATGGCGCCGTGTATCCATGGTAGATGCGGTTAAGGAAGTTACAGGCGTTGATTTCAGTGTTCAAATGACGAATGAAGAAGCTCAGGCTTTGGCAAAAGAACACCGTGTGCCCGTAGAAAAGCATATGACCTTCGGACATATCCTTAATGCCTTTTTCGAGCAGTTCGTTGAGGAGACCTTGATTCAGCCTACTTTTGTTACTGGTCATCCAGTTGAAATTTCACCATTGGCTAAGAAGAACGACCTGGACCCACGCTTTACAGACCGCTTTGAGCTGTTTATCGTGGCACGCGAGCATGCTAATGCGTTCAGTGAGTTGAATGACCCGATTGATCAGCGTCAACGCTTTGAAGCCCAGATTAATGAGAAAGAGCAAGGCAACGATGAAGCCCATGAGATGGATGATGATTTCATTCGTGCTCTAGAATACGGGATGCCTCCAACAGGCGGACTAGGTATCGGGGTTGACCGTTTGGTTATGCTGCTTACTAACTCGGCTTCCATTCGCGACGTATTGTTATTCCCGCATATGCGTAACCGTACCGAACACTAA